A genome region from Erigeron canadensis isolate Cc75 chromosome 3, C_canadensis_v1, whole genome shotgun sequence includes the following:
- the LOC122591112 gene encoding delta(12)-fatty-acid desaturase FAD2-like: protein MVANGHDDLDVKKQSETQVIRRAPTSEPPFTLADIKKAIPPHCFERSLIRSFSYVIADLAAASLFYYLATTYIPQLPHPLPYVAWPVYWYFQGCVFMGLWLIAHECGHHAFSDQVWVEDTVGFIIHTCLLTPYYSWKISHRRHHANTGSLERDELYVPKTKSKLGASAFYLDNPVGRTLTLFVKLTIGFYMYLTVNASGRPYDKFASHYDPRSPIYQENERVLILFSDIGLIAFSYMLYKLAMIQGFGWLFCVYLGPLIVRNAYLVTITYLQHTHPSLPHYDDSEWNWMKGAFTTVDRDYGVLNKVFHNITDTHVLHHLFSYIPHYHAMEATNAIKPILGEFYQSDSTPYYVALWRESKNCMFVEPDKSDDRKGIYWYSRKY, encoded by the coding sequence ATGGTGGCTAATGGTCATGATGATCTAGATGTTAAGAAGCAATCCGAAACACAAGTTATCAGAAGAGCCCCAACCTCAGAACCTCCATTTACATTAGCAGATATCAAGAAAGCCATCCCACCTCATTGTTTCGAAAGATCCTTAATTCGATCGTTTTCATATGTAATAGCTGACCTTGCGGCAGCCTCTCTTTTTTACTACCTTGCCACGACTTATATTCCACAGCTACCGCACCCTCTTCCTTACGTTGCTTGGCCCGTATATTGGTACTTTCAAGGATGTGTGTTTATGGGTCTGTGGCTTATCGCTCATGAATGCGGTCACCATGCTTTTAGTGACCAAGTATGGGTTGAGGACACTGTAGGGTTTATCATCCACACATGCCTTTTAACACCTTATTATTCTTGGAAAATTAGCCACCGTAGGCACCACGCTAACACCGGTTCCCTTGAGCGTGATGAGCTATATGTCCCTaagacaaaatcaaaattgGGTGCCTCGGCGTTTTACCTAGACAACCCTGTTGGCCGAACTCTAACCCTTTTTGTGAAACTCACAATAGGTTTCTACATGTATTTGACGGTCAATGCTTCTGGGAGACCTTATGATAAATTTGCAAGCCATTATGATCCAAGAAGCCCGATTTATCAAGAAAATGAGCGGGTCCTGATTCTGTTTTCTGATATCGGGCTAATTGCCTTTTCTTACATGCTATACAAATTGGCGATGATTCAAGGGTTCGGTTGGCTTTTCTGTGTCTATCTGGGCCCGTTGATAGTGAGAAACGCGTATCTTGTTACCATCACATACCTTCAACACACTCATCCTTCTTTGCCCCACTACGACGACTCGGAGTGGAACTGGATGAAAGGTGCGTTCACGACAGTTGACAGGGATTACGGAGTTCTAAACAAGGTGTTCCATAACATCACGGATACACATGTGCTACACCATTTGTTCTCATACATCCCTCATTATCATGCCATGGAAGCCACCAATGCCATCAAACCAATTCTTGGAGAGTTTTATCAAAGCGATAGTACCCCATATTACGTGGCGTTATGGAGAGAATCAAAGAACTGTATGTTTGTCGAGCCTGACAAGAGTGACGATCGGAAAGGAATTTACTGGTACAGTCGTAAATACTGA
- the LOC122593727 gene encoding gluconokinase, whose product MSVVMTSTPKGIAIVIMGVSGAGKSTIGEMLGEALNCNFIDADDFHPQSNKEKMKNGIPLSDEDRNPWLETLRDVLNVNIVSGKTVILGCSALQKHYRDILRSADPNYHGGTHDSCVVKFVLLHVGVQVLMDRVLKRAAEGKHFMPPELLQSQIDLLQVDDSEGIFKVDASLSPEAIVNNIKASLFSSRMTSR is encoded by the exons ATGTCTGTTGTTATGACTTCGACTCCCAAAG GGATCGCTATTGTTATAATGGGTGTGAGTGGCGCCGGGAAATC AACTATAGGAGAAATGCTTGGGGAAGCTCTAAATTGTAACTTTATTGATGCTGATGATTTTCATCCACAGTCAAACAAAG AGAAGATGAAAAACGGGATCCCTTTGTCAGACGAAGACAGAAACCCATGGCTTGAAACACTTCGGGACGTTTTGAATGTTAACATAGTAAGCGGTAAAACTGTGATTCTTGGGTGTTCTGCCCTACAAAAGCACTACAGGGACATCCTCAGGTCTGCTGACCCGAATTATCATGGTGGTACACATGACTCGTGTGTTGTGAAGTTTGTTCTGTTACATGTTGGGGTACAGGTTCTTATGGATCGAGTGCTGAAAAGAGCAGCAGAAGGGAAGCATTTCATGCCACCCGAACTGCTGCAGTCCCAAATCGACTTACTTCAGGTTGATGATTCGGAAGGGATATTTAAAGTTGATGCATCCCTGAGTCCAGAAGCTATTGTGAACAACATAAAAGCATCGCTTTTCTCATCCAGAATGACTTCAAGATGA
- the LOC122593728 gene encoding 11 kDa late embryogenesis abundant protein, translating to METVKNAAASIKETAANIGAANKSGMEKTKAILQEKGEKMTAHDPTQKQLATEKKESRINEAEYEKQVAREQNATQRQAAEATTGTQSYSTTGATGEPMGGHQMSALPGHGTGVPAGNVVEGVIKSHPIGTNTGTGTTLADHNLKSGGGAGGYTTGGAYR from the exons ATGGAGACAGTGAAAAATGCAGCGGCTTCCATTAAAGAGACAGCGGCTAACATTGGCGCCGCCAATAAATCCGGCATGGAGAAGACCAAAGCCATCCTCCAAGAAAAG ggTGAAAAGATGACCGCGCACGACCCAACACAAAAACAACTCGCAACCGAGAAAAAAGAGTCCAGAATAAATGAGGCCGAGTACGAGAAGCAAGTGGCGCGTGAACAAAACGCTACTCAAAGACAGGCAGCAGAAGCCACTACAGGAACACAATCTTACTCAACCACAGGAGCCACAGGTGAGCCAATGGGAGGCCACCAGATGTCGGCATTGCCAGGACATGGAACCGGAGTGCCGGCTGGAAATGTAGTTGAAGGGGTCATCAAGTCTCACCCAATTGGAACAAATACCGGGACTGGTACAACTTTGGCTGATCATAACTTGAAAAGTGGTGGTGGTGCCGGCGGGTATACCACCGGTGGAGCATACCGTTAG
- the LOC122593726 gene encoding (+)-neomenthol dehydrogenase-like, translating into MMNNKQSTERCAVVTGANKGIGFETVRQLGASGVTVVLTARNEKRGTEARSLLHGLGLSNVLYHQLDVQDLQSIQALANFIQTQFGKLDILVNNAGASGVIVDEDGLRALNIDPQSWLSGKATNLVQGVMKTTNDSAKECIDTNYYGVKNVTRALLPLLERSPSGARIVNVSSLRGELWRIPNKQIRKELGDLQSLSEEKIDGFVEKFLHDLRNHELEVNGWSKMLPAYSVSKAMLNAYTRVLAKTYPKMCINCVHPGYVNTDINWHTGTMTLEEGAQGSVMLALLPEGSPSGCYFDRTQVAEF; encoded by the exons ATGATGAACAACAAACAATCGACAGAGAG ATGTGCTGTTGTGACTGGCGCAAACAAGGGAATCGGGTTTGAGACGGTTAGGCAGCTGGGCGCTTCAGGCGTGACAGTGGTGCTGACAGCCAGAAATGAGAAAAGGGGTACAGAGGCCAGGTCTTTGCTACATGGACTTGGTTTATCAAATGTGTTGTATCATCAGCTTGATGTGCAAGATCTCCAAAGCATACAAGCTTTGGCCAATTTCATACAAACCcaatttggaaaacttgatatcTTG GTGAATAATGCTGGAGCTTCTGGAGTTatagttgatgaagatggtctaAGGGCTCTAAATATAGATCCACAATCTTGG CTCTCAGGCAAGGCAACAAATTTGGTTCAGGGAGTGATGAAAACGACCAATGACTCAGCAAAAGAATGCATTGACACAAACTACTATGGTGTCAAGAACGTAACACGAGCACTCCTTCCGCTCCTAGAACGTTCCCCTTCCGGGGCAAGGATTGTAAATGTGTCTTCCCTTCgaggtgaattgtgg AGGATTCCGAACAAACAAATAAGAAAGGAACTCGGAGATCTACAGTCTTTGAGTGAAGAGAAGATTGACGGATTTGTAGAGAAGTTTTTACATGATTTAAGGAACCATGAACTGGAAGTCAATGGGTGGTCAAAGATGTTACCAGCTTACAGTGTGTCTAAGGCCATGCTTAATGCTTACACTAGAGTTCTTGCAAAAACATACCCAAAGATGTGCATCAACTGTGTACATCCCGGATATGTCAACACCGATATAAATTGGCACACAGGTACTATGACATTGGAAGAGGGAGCACAGGGCTCGGTTATGTTAGCTCTTTTGCCTGAAGGAAGTCCTTCTGGTTGCTATTTTGACCGTACCCAAGTTGCTGAATTTTGA
- the LOC122593725 gene encoding protein EMSY-LIKE 1-like codes for MMQHEMESQIHYLEQIAYSSVLRAFKAQSEALTWEKEGLITELRKELRVSDDEHRELLSKVNTDELIISIREWRLSGGTRSAMINIPQSIHDPISVSPTVSASRKRPKTSMAPSLPTQSFPGLGGGIQTPKPSPRYPLMGRTPRGMLSNHGSSAITLPNDAAADVGTRNYLVGRKLRTRWPDDNNFYEAVIVEYNPVQDRHALSYNKNTPQESFEWVSLKEIPPEDIQWIGEDPGYHQVSHGGFSNEISHGVERGRANSREQSRGGFPLLQNGDSKSPDEIEILHTDTLIKEVEKVFDATHPDLHEIEKAKKMLKDHERALIDVIAKLADASDSDSGGDHRFMRGQAVDGELATRHIQYGSNQYGRSDGTGMGRGSITATDSQPEEYIDIL; via the exons ATGATGCAACATGAGATGGAATCCCAGATTCATTATCTTGAACAAATAGCGTACAGCTCCGTACTTCGAGCATTCAAAGCACAGTCTGAAGCCCTTACATGG GAAAAGGAAGGATTGATAACGGAACTTCGAAAAGAGCTGCGAGTTTCCGATGATGAACATAGAGAATTACTGTCCAAGGTGAATACCGATGaacttattataagtattaGGGAGTGGAGGTTATCAGGGGGAACCCGCAGTGCAATGATCAACATTCCTCAATCTATCCATGACCCGATATCAGTGAGTCCAACTGTTTCTGCATCGCGGAAGCGACCAAAGACATCTATGGCCCCTTCTTTACCCACTCAATCTTTTCCTGGATTGGGAGGTGGAATCCAGACCCCTAAACCT TCTCCAAGGTACCCGTTAATGGGGCGAACTCCCAGGGGAATGCTCTCCAATCATGGCTCTTCTGCTATTACTTTACCAAATGATGCAGCAGCTGATGTGGGTACAAGAAATTACTTGGTTGGGAGGAAATTGAGAACTAGATGGCCTGATGACAATAACTTTTATGAGGCAGTCATAGTTGAGTACAACCCTGTACAG gATCGGCATGCATTGTCGTACAACAAAAATACACCACAGGAAAGCTTTGAATGGGTTAGTCTTAAAGAG ATTCCTCCAGAGGATATCCAATGGATAGGTGAGGACCCAGGATACCATCAAGTTAGTCATGGTGGATTTAGTAATGAAATTAGCCATGGAGTTGAAAGGGGTAGAGCAAACTCAAGGGAGCAATCTCGAGGTGGATTCCCGCTGTTGCAGAATGGTGATTCGAAGTCTCCCGATGAGATTGAGATACTTCACACTGACACTCTTATAAAGGAG GTGGAAAAGGTGTTTGATGCTACTCATCCTGATCTGCATGAAATAGAGAAGGCGAAAAAAATGCTAAAG GATCATGAACGAGCGCTGATTGACGTCATTGCGAAGCTTGCTGATGCATCCGACAGTGATAGTG GTGGTGATCATCGATTCATGCGTGGACAAGCAGTGGATGGGGAGTTAGCAACTAGGCACATTCAATATGGGAGCAATCAGTACGGGAGATCTGATGGTACGGGAATGGGCAGAGGGAGCATAACAGCAACTGATAGCCAGCCAGAGGAGTATATCGATATCCTCTAG